The window CCTGCCTGGGGTAACTGGGCTCCACCCTGAAGTGGCTGGGATGGGGAGTGCACAACCTCTCCCCTTGGGCAGCAGCTGTGTGGGAGGTAGGTGGTCTGTTGGTGCGGTTCCGCCCCCATCCACGCCCCCCTGCAGGCCCTGAAGCCTGGGAGGCTGAGGTTCTTCCCTTGTGGGCCCGCCCCCTTGGAGCCCGCCAGCCTTGGGGAGGAGGGGAGCGCGGGCGGGGAGGGCACTGCTCACAAGGGAGTCTGCAGGACTGGGGGCGCGTCCCTCACTAGCCCAGCTCATCCTGTGCAGACATGCACCAGTGGCAGTCAGGCGTCCCTCGGGGCTGCGCCCCCACGCCCAGACTCTGAGTGCCTCCGGTTGCCTGGGCTCAACAGCATTGAGCCACTGCGGGCTCCGGACCCGGCAGCTAGCAGCCAACATGCGCTGGGCCTGGGTGGCCGCCACAGTCGTCCTCTGGCCACAGATCTCATTCCTCGGGGGCAACGGGGCCCGGCAGGAGCCCAAGAGGCCTCGGCAGTCCAGCCAGCGCCCCATCGCCCCCAGCGCCACCACACTGGGCAGCGAGGGGCTACTGGGCTTCCCCAAGGTATGCATGATCTGTTACGGGCCCACGTGAGCCATCCTCCAGCCCACCTCCCCTGTCAGAGTGGGGTGGGACTTTGGGCAGGAACCATAACAGTGTGGATCAGGGGaccctctctgggcctggggAGGGAGTAGGGGGTGGAGGGGCTTCTGTGGGGGCTACATTGAGCCCACTGAAGCCTAAGGACCATCAAGCCCTGAGTAACCTGCTGCCCTGAGGTGAGACTGCAAACTGGGGAGGTGCTTTGGGCAGCTGGCTCAGACCCCTGGATGGAATCTGGTGCTCCAACTCTGGCTTCTGGGGTGGTCAAGGCTAGCCCTGCCCTGACCCACTGCTGAGTAGCCAGCACCCCTTACGGCCtctgggatgggaaaggaggCCAGGTCCTGGGAGGCCCCTGGCTCCAGCCTACCCCCTGGCATCCCCTCTAAGAGAGCCTCTCACACCTGCTTCAGCCTCCGGTCTCCACCCTCTTgggctggggctccctgagggggTCTCGGAGCTGACCCCGTCAGCAAGGGCCTGGTGGCTCCTGGACTTGAAGTGAAGCAGCAGTTGCTGGGCCAGGCCCCCTGCCAGCCCTTGAGCCTTTGATCCTGGCCTTCGCCTCCCGCGGGCGTCTCTATGGCGGCCAGCCCGGCTGCTCTCGGCCTACGCGCCCCGTTGGAGCCTGAGGCCCCATATTCCTGCTGGGCAGGCTGAGGAGAGCAAGTCCTCTGGCCCTGTTGCCAGGGGAGTGGGCTgccagcaagctctgggaaagcTGCTCGGGGGAGGATCCTTGGGGGCAGTTCCTGCTCTGCCTGGCCCCACCTGCCTGGGCTGCCCCTCCAGAGTCATGGCAAGGCAGTCTGGGGGCAGACAAGGGCTGTCCCTGACCatggcacccccaccccaggacagCCCTCTGCAGGCGTCAGGAGACCCACTCTTCCTGCTGAAAGTGGGCTCCTGCTCCACCTGCCCCCCGGGTCCGCCCACTATGGCTCAGGTCTATGGTGACCGGAGGAACAGGTGGACTGCAGAAGGGAGAAACCCTGGCCCTCCCAGCCCCCCCAGACCTGGTCAGGACCTCTTGGCCTGTCTTCCTGGACAGCTGGCTCTCCAGGAGTGGCCGGGGCTCCACTGGCCTCGTGGCAGTAGCTCTCCCCCACCAGACCAGTGTCTGCTGCGCTCCTGGTCACTTTGTGGCCCTCCCCTGGGAGACCTGGATACAGAGAGGGACCAACCCCCAGCTCGCACCCCTTCACTCAGCCCTGACTTTGGGGCTGGGTGTGTGCCTATCCCTCCCACTGCCCTGGTGCAGAAATGGGGTGTACAAGAGATGTCTGGAGGGTCTGATCCTGGGCCGCCAGCTTGCACACCCAGCGCCCACTCGCCCCAGCCTCGCATGACTCTGGAAAACACTCCTGTCCACCATTGCCTGCCTCAGCCAGGCCAGACCTCTGTTGGGACAGGCAGGGCTGGCTCCATGTGCACACGGCCATGCCCGTCTGCCTGGGAACAGGAAGCAGCAGGAGGGGCCATGTGGGTCCCAACACAGCAGCAGACCGCAGGCTTCTGGACACGGGTCCCCGGCCTGAGGCCAAGGGGAGCCCTGCAGTGCCCTGTTGCCATATTTCCTGTGTCTGCACCGAGTCCCACCCCAGCAGCCTGGGCCCTAAGATTCCTGTTGTTCTCCGGGGGTAGTGGGGCAGGACCCAGCAGGGCCTGGTGGTCAGTGTACAGGCTTGTCCTCTGACCCTTCAGCTGCCCGAGGCCTCAGGGCCTGAGTTCACAGATGCCCATGTGACGTGGCTGAACTTTGTCCGGCGCCCTGATCATGGGCCCTCAAAGAAGCGGTGCCGAGGCCAGGACAAGAAATTGGTGAGCCCCGGGATCCGAACCCAGGTTGGGGTGGCTGTGAGTGCCCCCTTGAGAGCCTCATTTTCTCCTGCCTCCCCCAGCGAGGCCTCTCTGGACCCCCCGGCCACTCCAGTGTGGAGGCCCCCCAAGAGTCTGCACTGCGGGAGTTCCAGGACATGCTGAAGGGTAGgccccctccaccccctctccTGGGTGTGGGAGAGAACCCCATGCTGCCACGAGCCACACCTGCACCGTTGTCCCCACAGAGGCCACCGAGCATCGGTCCTTGGGGCTGCTGGGCCCTGTGCTGCCTGAGGGGATAGGCAGGCAGCTGGTGGCCGAAGCCTTCCATTGTCGGCTGAGGGGCCCAGTGCTGGTGGACAAGAAGACGCTGGTGGAACTGCAGGGCTTCCAGGCCGTGAGTGGGCGTGGCGGGCGGGCCCCACAGGAGAGCAGGCCACAGTAGCCCCTGGGCAACCCTGGGCCTCCACACAGCACCGAGGCGCGGGGTAGGGTGTGAGGAAGCCGGGGCAGAGATGCCTTCCCGTGTGGGGCTTCTTGGTGCCCAGAGTCCTGGTGGGGATGGATGCACAGGTCACCCTCCTGTCCTGCCCACCTGGGGTCTGCTTGAGCTGAGGGCTGTTGGTTGCAGGCACCCTCCTGCACCAGGCTGGGTGGGAGGTGAGGCTCCAGACTGCAGCTGCGTCCCCCTGCTGTCCCACTCCAGCCTGCGGCCCAGGGTGCCTTCCTGCGGGGCTTTGGCCTGAGCCTGGCCTCCGGTCGCTTCACAGCCCCGGTGACTgccatcttccagttttccgccagCCTGCATGTGGGTGAGCAGATCTGGCCAGGGTGTGGGTGAtggggaggggctggccctccAGGTGGGCCCCAATGTCACAGACCTCAGGCCTCAGTCCCATTGCAGAGACACCTCCTGCCTTAACCCTGCACCCACTGGGGACTGGACAGCCCTCAtgcccaccctccccagcccacagTGTGCCCCGAAGGCCCCAAGGCCCCTCCCCCTCTGTTCCGTCCTCCCTGGGGGCACTGCAGACC is drawn from Bubalus kerabau isolate K-KA32 ecotype Philippines breed swamp buffalo chromosome 5, PCC_UOA_SB_1v2, whole genome shotgun sequence and contains these coding sequences:
- the C1QTNF12 gene encoding adipolin is translated as MGSAQPLPLGSSCVGALSHCGLRTRQLAANMRWAWVAATVVLWPQISFLGGNGARQEPKRPRQSSQRPIAPSATTLGSEGLLGFPKLPEASGPEFTDAHVTWLNFVRRPDHGPSKKRCRGQDKKLRGLSGPPGHSSVEAPQESALREFQDMLKEATEHRSLGLLGPVLPEGIGRQLVAEAFHCRLRGPVLVDKKTLVELQGFQAPAAQGAFLRGFGLSLASGRFTAPVTAIFQFSASLHVDPRELQGRVRPRARDTVRVLVCIESLCHRHMSLEAISSLESSGSVFSMHVQGLLQLQAGQYTSVFVDNGSGAALTVQSSSSFSGLLLGP